A region of [Bacteroides] pectinophilus DNA encodes the following proteins:
- the fliI gene encoding flagellar protein export ATPase FliI: MKYLKLTEKSYYKKLGRVTKVVGLTIESAGPDAKLNDLCIITPADGSSPVHAEVVGFKDDRVLLMPFDDVGGVGPGCIVENTEHPLTVKVSDELLGHTLDGLGNPTDGTELTSYEEYPVEAAPPDPMERVIISEILPLGVKAVDGLLTVGKGQRVGIFAGSGVGKSTLMGMFARNTKADINVIALIGERGREVREFVERDLGTEGMKRSVLVVATSDKPALIRNKAAKTATAIAEYFRDQGRDVLLMMDSLTRFSMAQREIGLASGEPPVTRGYPPSVYSEMPKLLERAGMSDKGSITGLYTVLVDGDDFNEPITDTARSILDGHIMLNRKLAQKNHYPAVDVLQSISRCMSQIVDKEHKKQAGKLKQVLATYGEAEDLINIGAYKAGSNKAIDYAIEKIDAVNEYLCQQTDEKFGLEEELNMLESLFAD; encoded by the coding sequence ATGAAATACCTGAAGCTTACAGAAAAATCATACTACAAAAAGCTGGGACGCGTTACGAAAGTGGTAGGTCTTACCATTGAATCGGCAGGTCCCGATGCCAAGCTCAATGACCTGTGTATCATAACTCCGGCAGACGGAAGTTCTCCGGTACATGCAGAGGTTGTAGGGTTCAAGGATGACAGAGTCCTGCTCATGCCATTTGATGATGTCGGCGGTGTGGGACCGGGATGCATTGTAGAGAATACAGAGCATCCGCTTACTGTAAAAGTCAGTGATGAACTTCTTGGACATACTCTGGACGGTCTTGGTAATCCTACTGACGGAACAGAGCTGACATCATATGAGGAATATCCTGTAGAGGCTGCTCCACCGGATCCTATGGAAAGAGTTATCATAAGTGAGATACTTCCGCTTGGTGTCAAAGCAGTAGACGGACTGCTTACAGTCGGTAAGGGACAGCGTGTGGGAATATTTGCCGGAAGCGGTGTCGGCAAGAGTACTCTTATGGGTATGTTTGCACGTAATACTAAGGCTGACATTAATGTTATAGCACTTATAGGAGAGCGTGGCAGGGAAGTAAGAGAATTCGTAGAGCGTGACCTTGGCACGGAAGGTATGAAGCGAAGTGTTCTGGTTGTTGCTACATCTGATAAGCCGGCACTTATCCGTAACAAGGCGGCGAAGACTGCAACGGCTATTGCTGAGTATTTCAGAGATCAGGGCAGGGATGTACTGCTTATGATGGATTCACTTACACGTTTTTCCATGGCTCAAAGAGAAATTGGCCTTGCTTCGGGAGAACCGCCTGTTACGAGAGGATATCCGCCTAGTGTGTACAGTGAGATGCCTAAGCTCCTTGAGAGAGCAGGTATGTCAGACAAAGGCTCAATAACAGGGCTGTATACAGTACTTGTAGACGGTGATGATTTTAATGAACCTATAACTGATACTGCGAGAAGTATTCTGGATGGACATATAATGCTAAACCGAAAGCTCGCACAGAAGAATCATTATCCTGCGGTTGATGTTCTTCAGAGTATATCAAGGTGCATGAGCCAGATTGTAGATAAAGAGCATAAGAAGCAGGCAGGTAAGCTGAAGCAGGTACTTGCTACATACGGAGAGGCTGAGGACCTTATTAATATAGGTGCATACAAAGCCGGCTCCAATAAGGCAATTGACTATGCAATAGAAAAGATAGATGCTGTTAATGAGTATCTGTGCCAGCAGACAGATGAAAAGTTTGGCCTTGAGGAAGAGTTGAATATGCTCGAGTCACTTTTTGCTGATTAA
- a CDS encoding flagellar hook-basal body complex protein translates to MMRSLFSGVSGLSSHQTRMDVIGNNIANVNTIAFKSSSVSFSEVFYQTTQVASGPNATTGKGGQNAKQIGLGTSVGSISTKVDTEGASQRTDNPFDVKLSGSGNSFFIVRSNGNTYFTRAGDFTYDASGALVTQSGANVMGWVTNDQGEIVKDVVQPLYVKSDEFTYTMPEQTTNLKVSGNINSSSGNFAKGSGTSGADGDQKGETMTLSFYDNLGYRYQATIAVTQVDKYNYHTEVTGVTKEGKAADLTVTFDHDISFNPTTGLLDGTDSSLDFTITGGADADSFVKDTIAVDISNLKSIGDETKFEYIDVAGKGKAVGKMSSVGIQDDGRIIASYSNGDTVVIGQIATQSFTNAAGLEKVGTNMYAATLNSGEFDGVGEDITSAGGSMVSGTIEMSNVDLASEFTDMITTQRGFQANSRIITVSDTMLEELINLKR, encoded by the coding sequence ATGATGAGATCATTGTTCTCTGGTGTATCAGGTCTTTCCTCACACCAGACAAGAATGGATGTAATCGGTAATAACATTGCCAATGTCAATACCATTGCATTTAAGTCAAGTTCAGTGTCTTTTAGCGAAGTATTCTACCAGACAACACAGGTTGCATCCGGTCCTAATGCTACTACAGGCAAGGGCGGACAGAATGCCAAGCAGATAGGGCTTGGTACGTCTGTTGGTTCTATTTCTACAAAAGTTGATACGGAAGGTGCTTCACAGCGAACAGATAACCCGTTTGATGTTAAGCTGTCAGGAAGCGGTAATTCATTTTTTATCGTAAGAAGCAACGGTAATACATATTTTACGAGAGCCGGAGATTTTACATATGATGCCAGCGGTGCTCTTGTTACACAGTCAGGTGCTAATGTAATGGGCTGGGTAACTAATGACCAGGGAGAGATTGTAAAGGATGTTGTTCAGCCGCTTTATGTCAAGAGTGATGAATTCACATATACAATGCCGGAGCAGACAACCAACCTTAAGGTATCAGGTAATATTAACTCAAGCAGCGGTAACTTTGCCAAAGGCTCAGGTACAAGCGGCGCCGATGGTGACCAGAAGGGTGAAACGATGACACTTTCATTCTACGATAACCTTGGATACAGATATCAGGCAACAATCGCAGTTACACAGGTAGATAAGTACAATTACCATACAGAGGTTACAGGTGTTACTAAGGAAGGCAAGGCTGCTGACCTTACAGTGACATTTGATCACGATATCTCATTCAACCCGACAACAGGTCTTCTTGATGGTACGGATTCATCACTTGATTTTACGATTACAGGCGGAGCTGATGCGGATTCATTTGTAAAAGATACTATTGCAGTTGATATATCAAATCTTAAGTCAATCGGTGACGAGACTAAGTTTGAGTATATTGATGTTGCAGGCAAGGGTAAGGCTGTAGGAAAGATGAGTTCCGTAGGTATTCAGGATGACGGACGTATTATTGCTTCATACAGCAATGGTGATACGGTTGTCATTGGACAGATTGCAACCCAGAGCTTTACTAATGCGGCAGGTCTTGAGAAGGTTGGTACTAATATGTATGCGGCAACACTTAACTCAGGCGAGTTTGATGGCGTTGGCGAAGATATTACATCAGCCGGCGGCAGCATGGTATCAGGTACTATTGAGATGTCTAACGTAGACCTTGCATCGGAGTTTACCGATATGATCACTACACAGAGAGGTTTTCAGGCTAACTCAAGAATTATTACTGTTTCAGATACAATGCTTGAGGAACTTATAAACCTTAAGAGATAA
- a CDS encoding flagellar FlbD family protein: MIEVTRINGTKIMINSDIIEMMEETPDTVITLTNGHKYIVSEKTSQIKESIVSFRREIYKDLIAVDKN, from the coding sequence ATGATTGAGGTAACTAGAATTAACGGAACCAAGATAATGATTAATTCGGATATTATCGAGATGATGGAAGAAACTCCAGATACTGTTATCACGCTTACTAACGGACACAAGTATATAGTCAGTGAGAAGACGAGTCAGATAAAGGAAAGCATTGTAAGCTTCCGAAGAGAGATTTATAAGGATTTAATAGCAGTCGACAAGAATTAA
- the flgB gene encoding flagellar basal body rod protein FlgB codes for MFDSGAFGYVDVLNKAADNSWLRNEVLTNNIANVDTPGYKRKDVSFEKYLNSALEAPENPYSTLNQRVKHADLDTVHSQVYTDYSTLSYRSDRNNVDIETEQSELASNQLVYNALIDSMNNEFSRIKMVIS; via the coding sequence ATGTTTGATTCTGGAGCATTTGGGTATGTAGATGTATTGAATAAAGCAGCAGACAACAGCTGGCTTCGTAACGAAGTACTTACTAATAATATTGCTAATGTGGATACACCGGGATATAAGAGAAAAGATGTTTCGTTTGAGAAGTATCTCAACTCTGCTTTGGAGGCACCTGAGAATCCATATTCAACACTTAATCAGAGAGTTAAGCATGCAGATCTGGATACGGTACATTCACAGGTATATACGGATTATTCAACGCTTTCATACAGGAGTGACAGGAATAACGTAGATATAGAGACCGAGCAGTCAGAGCTTGCTTCCAACCAGCTTGTTTATAATGCACTTATAGACAGCATGAATAATGAATTTTCAAGAATTAAGATGGTAATAAGCTAG
- a CDS encoding flagellar hook-length control protein FliK, with translation MANDIVSGSVNALANMGTANAAQAASAKKSTGKSDFGSIMSSSLASRASANAGNSQTNVNTAIKSSGKAQGSNQNNEVDTPKNPDSKLNSGSVKSTTVNEPQDSSNADKIAGALNEIKEQIKDVLDISDDEFEAAMEALGFTMQDLLKANNLTALVAQITGTDGALALITDTDLSAQLKQILDFVSVKTDELAQSMNMTVEEFTDYINANADNPAFADALEGALNAKAAADSNDNTDNAEQDVTVEDGSQTGQNGTQDNLAARITVENTASDNNASQNKDFTRHSDVKADLSENSTGVAAKLTQSINDSFGEVLVENVGQVDAADIVQQIIDSVKVVSTESLQSMEIQLTPENLGKIHLTVSSRDGIMTAQIAAQDEAVKKAIENQLAVLKENFNNQGLKVEHVEVTVESHAFEGNQNPADGSRQNQESGRRRTLNLDSLMGLSEEELSDDEQQVMDMLVGDNSSVSYMA, from the coding sequence ATGGCTAACGATATAGTGTCAGGAAGTGTTAATGCACTTGCCAATATGGGAACTGCTAATGCTGCACAGGCTGCATCAGCTAAGAAAAGCACAGGGAAAAGTGATTTCGGAAGCATTATGAGCAGCTCGCTTGCATCAAGAGCTTCAGCTAATGCCGGTAATTCGCAGACCAATGTGAATACTGCAATCAAGTCATCCGGGAAAGCACAGGGCAGCAATCAGAATAATGAAGTGGATACACCTAAGAATCCTGACAGTAAGCTCAACAGCGGCTCAGTAAAAAGCACAACAGTTAACGAGCCGCAGGATAGTAGCAATGCTGACAAGATAGCCGGTGCGCTTAATGAGATAAAAGAGCAGATTAAGGATGTTCTTGATATCAGTGACGATGAGTTTGAAGCAGCTATGGAAGCTCTTGGATTTACAATGCAGGATCTTCTTAAGGCTAATAACCTTACGGCACTTGTAGCACAGATTACGGGCACTGACGGAGCACTTGCACTTATTACGGATACTGATTTGTCAGCTCAGCTTAAGCAGATTCTTGATTTTGTATCAGTAAAGACTGATGAACTTGCACAATCAATGAATATGACTGTAGAGGAATTTACGGATTATATTAATGCAAATGCTGACAATCCTGCATTTGCTGATGCACTTGAGGGAGCACTCAATGCCAAAGCAGCTGCAGACAGTAATGACAACACAGATAATGCAGAACAGGATGTCACTGTAGAGGACGGCAGCCAGACAGGGCAGAACGGAACTCAGGATAATCTTGCAGCAAGGATAACTGTAGAGAATACTGCATCCGATAATAATGCTTCACAGAATAAGGACTTTACCAGACACAGTGATGTAAAGGCTGATTTATCTGAGAACAGTACAGGAGTTGCAGCTAAACTTACACAGAGTATCAATGATTCATTCGGTGAAGTGCTTGTTGAGAATGTGGGACAGGTTGACGCTGCGGATATTGTCCAGCAGATTATTGACAGTGTAAAGGTTGTGTCAACGGAGAGTCTTCAGAGCATGGAGATTCAGCTTACACCTGAGAATCTCGGAAAGATTCATCTTACGGTGTCATCAAGAGATGGCATTATGACAGCACAGATTGCTGCTCAGGATGAAGCAGTTAAGAAGGCGATTGAGAATCAGCTTGCGGTCCTGAAAGAGAATTTTAATAATCAGGGACTTAAGGTTGAACATGTTGAGGTAACTGTAGAGAGTCACGCATTTGAAGGCAACCAGAATCCGGCAGACGGAAGCAGACAGAATCAGGAGAGCGGCAGGAGAAGAACACTTAATCTTGACAGTCTTATGGGACTTTCTGAAGAAGAACTTTCGGATGACGAGCAGCAGGTTATGGACATGCTTGTCGGAGATAACAGCAGTGTAAGTTACATGGCATAA
- a CDS encoding flagellar hook-basal body complex protein FliE, with product MDVYSATQALGSDYIDKVTNAVKSASSNQAATDKDTFDSVYNSVVGLLNDTNKYIQDASQAEIDFSLGNLTSTHELSVYQQKANLALQYTVAIRDKALEAYKEIMNMSM from the coding sequence ATGGACGTTTATTCAGCTACGCAGGCGCTGGGCAGTGACTATATAGACAAAGTCACTAATGCTGTTAAGTCTGCTTCATCAAATCAGGCTGCAACTGACAAGGATACATTTGATTCGGTATATAATTCAGTTGTCGGACTTCTTAACGATACGAACAAGTACATTCAGGATGCTTCACAGGCTGAGATAGATTTTTCACTCGGCAATCTCACAAGTACCCATGAGCTGAGTGTATATCAGCAGAAAGCTAATCTTGCGCTTCAGTATACTGTCGCAATAAGAGACAAGGCGCTGGAGGCATATAAGGAAATAATGAATATGTCAATGTAA
- the flgC gene encoding flagellar basal body rod protein FlgC, producing the protein MALFSQFNIASSGMTAQRLRTDVISENIANVNTTRTSDGTPYVRKEVYFTEKGKSVQSFEHVFEAARNGIAGNGVKVTSILEDNTTDMVKKYDPSHPDADENGYVTYPNVNVVQEMTDLIDATRSYEANVTAFNAGKSMATKGLEIGKA; encoded by the coding sequence ATGGCGTTATTCAGTCAGTTTAACATTGCATCATCAGGTATGACAGCGCAGAGGCTCAGAACTGATGTTATATCGGAGAATATTGCTAATGTTAATACAACACGTACATCAGATGGAACTCCTTATGTAAGAAAGGAAGTATATTTTACAGAGAAGGGGAAGTCGGTGCAGTCATTTGAACATGTATTTGAGGCTGCGCGTAACGGTATCGCAGGTAACGGCGTCAAGGTGACATCTATACTTGAAGATAATACGACTGACATGGTTAAAAAATACGATCCGTCGCATCCGGATGCTGATGAGAATGGATATGTCACATATCCTAATGTCAATGTAGTGCAGGAGATGACTGATCTTATAGATGCAACAAGATCTTATGAGGCCAATGTTACTGCATTTAATGCAGGCAAGAGCATGGCAACAAAGGGACTAGAGATAGGCAAGGCATAA
- a CDS encoding FliH/SctL family protein, which translates to MSNLLKRASIINKDERVIDYNRIIQEKLDALKKAAPKDSDGFIEGLHSPQVEQMVDEDGNPVDMSIFGEDTAAATQEAEAQEVPDLDEVKAQADAILEDARNQADRILEDARSQAEQIRQDAHDDGFDAGTAEAQNKYEQDKKLLQSDYDSRKAALEKEYNELKAKMEPELVNVILEVFKNAIYAISDSDQQVILSLVNHVLQDANISNEFTIKVSHDDYEFMIQNQGKLYCAMNKDIQADIIEDSKLSKGQCLIEADSGVYDCSLDIQLENLIKSIKLLSSSCN; encoded by the coding sequence TTGTCTAATCTTTTAAAAAGAGCAAGTATCATCAACAAAGATGAGAGGGTTATTGATTATAACCGGATTATTCAGGAAAAATTAGATGCACTTAAGAAGGCTGCACCAAAGGACAGCGACGGTTTTATCGAAGGGCTTCATTCACCACAGGTTGAACAGATGGTTGATGAAGATGGCAATCCGGTAGATATGAGTATTTTTGGTGAAGATACAGCTGCAGCAACACAGGAAGCGGAAGCACAGGAAGTACCTGATCTTGATGAGGTAAAGGCACAGGCTGATGCAATTCTTGAGGACGCCAGGAATCAGGCAGACAGAATACTTGAGGACGCAAGGAGTCAGGCAGAACAGATACGTCAGGATGCACATGATGACGGATTTGATGCCGGGACTGCAGAAGCACAGAATAAGTATGAACAGGATAAGAAGCTGCTCCAGTCAGATTATGACAGCAGGAAGGCAGCACTTGAGAAAGAATATAACGAGCTTAAGGCTAAGATGGAGCCGGAACTTGTCAATGTGATACTTGAAGTGTTTAAGAATGCGATATATGCAATATCAGACAGCGACCAGCAGGTGATACTCAGTCTTGTTAATCATGTGCTGCAGGATGCTAATATAAGTAATGAATTCACAATAAAGGTATCACATGATGATTATGAGTTTATGATTCAGAATCAGGGGAAACTCTATTGTGCGATGAATAAAGATATTCAGGCTGATATAATTGAAGATTCCAAGCTGTCTAAGGGACAGTGCCTGATAGAAGCTGATTCCGGAGTGTATGACTGCAGTCTGGATATCCAGCTTGAGAATCTTATTAAGTCGATAAAGCTGTTAAGCAGCAGCTGTAACTAA
- a CDS encoding flagellar M-ring protein FliF, which produces MDRFKQIGQKLLDVWNKYTVKQRAVIVSSVAVVIIALVILAVVVNRPQYETLTTCSSYAQMQEVTNLLTDNSISYNVADNSMVVKVRKEDLTNAKMALASSNIQSDGYTIEDALSGSFSTTENDKQKKWQKYLESKFKTDLESFDGVKEASVTVTLGEATNIYYSTKQEATVGVVLQLTKQIDDEVAAGMAQLLATSVGNKTTDNITIISTDGTTLFSKSDTDLSVSGTSTVGLNGRLKYQSQIESSITSHLRQGMLATGLYDEAYVQMNLDMNWDAVNTINTQYSAPDGMEQGLYSESYEEASSGTNGAGGVPGTSSNSGDNSTTYYVSDGTNSTSEYSVKKYAYLPNVLVTTTDSQPGKVIYNTSSMTVTFVKNVIYNEDECRKRGLLDNTTWDDFKAQNAQSVAAQVDQTWINAISTGTGIDTQNITVLAYQKPFFVDSEGNAFVRNWTFWLQIALAVVILGLLAFVVFRSARPLTVEEKEPELSVEEMLRTTKEQQEPLEDIDLQEKSEIRKAIEKFVDENPEAVALLLRNWLNDGWD; this is translated from the coding sequence ATGGATAGGTTCAAACAAATTGGACAGAAATTACTGGATGTCTGGAATAAATATACTGTTAAGCAGAGGGCTGTAATTGTCAGCAGTGTGGCTGTTGTTATTATTGCACTTGTGATACTTGCGGTTGTTGTTAACAGACCACAGTATGAGACACTTACAACATGCAGTTCATATGCACAGATGCAGGAGGTAACTAATCTCCTTACAGATAATTCAATATCGTATAATGTTGCGGACAATTCAATGGTTGTTAAAGTCAGAAAAGAAGACCTTACGAATGCTAAGATGGCACTGGCATCAAGCAACATACAGTCAGATGGCTATACGATTGAGGATGCATTATCAGGAAGCTTCTCAACAACTGAGAATGATAAGCAGAAAAAGTGGCAGAAGTATCTTGAATCAAAATTCAAGACGGATCTTGAGTCATTTGACGGAGTAAAGGAAGCATCTGTTACTGTAACACTTGGAGAAGCAACTAATATATACTATTCAACAAAGCAGGAAGCTACTGTTGGAGTAGTATTGCAGCTTACAAAGCAGATTGATGATGAGGTCGCAGCGGGTATGGCGCAGCTGCTTGCTACATCAGTAGGTAATAAGACTACAGATAACATAACAATTATAAGCACAGACGGAACTACGCTTTTTTCAAAGTCTGATACAGACCTCAGCGTAAGTGGTACGTCAACAGTAGGCCTCAACGGAAGGCTTAAGTATCAGAGCCAGATAGAATCATCAATAACATCTCATCTTAGACAGGGAATGCTGGCAACAGGGCTTTATGATGAAGCTTATGTGCAGATGAATCTCGATATGAACTGGGATGCGGTTAATACTATCAATACGCAGTACTCTGCACCGGATGGAATGGAGCAGGGACTTTACTCTGAGTCATATGAAGAGGCAAGTTCAGGTACTAATGGAGCAGGCGGTGTTCCGGGAACATCTTCTAACAGTGGCGATAATTCAACTACATATTACGTATCGGATGGTACTAATTCAACATCAGAGTATAGTGTTAAAAAGTATGCATATCTGCCTAATGTGCTTGTTACAACAACTGACAGCCAGCCTGGAAAGGTTATTTACAACACATCATCAATGACAGTAACATTTGTAAAGAATGTTATATATAACGAGGATGAATGCAGGAAAAGAGGTCTCCTTGATAATACAACATGGGATGATTTCAAAGCCCAGAATGCACAATCTGTGGCAGCACAGGTGGATCAGACATGGATTAATGCAATATCAACAGGAACAGGTATTGATACCCAGAACATTACTGTGCTTGCATATCAGAAACCGTTCTTCGTGGATTCTGAGGGTAATGCATTCGTAAGAAACTGGACATTCTGGTTACAGATTGCGCTTGCAGTTGTAATACTCGGATTACTTGCATTTGTTGTATTCAGAAGTGCAAGACCTCTGACAGTGGAGGAGAAGGAGCCGGAACTTTCAGTGGAAGAGATGCTGAGGACAACAAAAGAGCAGCAGGAGCCTCTCGAAGATATCGACCTTCAGGAGAAGTCAGAGATACGAAAGGCTATCGAGAAATTTGTGGACGAGAATCCGGAAGCGGTTGCTTTGCTTTTGCGCAACTGGCTTAATGACGGATGGGATTAG
- a CDS encoding flagellar protein translates to MQINSRRFSSIEQVTGQYLGSKSKVQESQNQDVSFLDILNRTADEIKNQDGEELKFSKHAGERLADRDIILTNEQLARLEDGAHKAGAKGIKESLVLMDGMAFIINTKSNTVITAMNQSGAEENIYTNIDGAVII, encoded by the coding sequence ATGCAGATTAACAGCAGAAGGTTTTCTTCAATTGAGCAGGTTACGGGGCAGTATCTTGGAAGTAAGAGCAAGGTACAGGAAAGTCAGAATCAGGATGTCTCATTCCTTGATATTCTTAACAGGACTGCAGATGAGATTAAGAACCAGGATGGTGAAGAACTCAAGTTTTCAAAACATGCAGGAGAGAGACTGGCTGACAGAGATATTATACTGACCAATGAGCAGTTAGCACGGTTAGAGGATGGAGCCCACAAAGCCGGTGCCAAAGGAATTAAAGAGTCGCTTGTACTGATGGATGGAATGGCATTTATTATTAACACAAAGAGTAATACGGTCATAACAGCGATGAATCAGTCAGGTGCGGAAGAAAACATTTATACTAATATTGATGGAGCCGTTATTATATAA
- a CDS encoding flagellar hook capping protein: MAVATVNSDGSLNTEATSIYHSTTDKSYDNGLDKDAFLQLLVAEMQNQDPLEPSSNTEYVAQLATFTQVEEMQNMANSMAQNQANALVGKTVIMNTITASGTTSYVGGVVDRIVNSNGKTYVGINGSLYDINDLNSILNTDYYKITNNSSSSSSSGSSSGSSSGSSSGSNSSTSGGTATDKTESSDSKKDDTKGSTAKA; encoded by the coding sequence ATGGCAGTAGCAACAGTTAACAGTGATGGTTCACTTAATACAGAGGCAACCAGCATATATCATTCAACTACTGATAAGTCTTATGATAACGGACTTGATAAGGATGCATTCCTTCAGCTGCTTGTAGCAGAGATGCAGAATCAGGATCCGCTTGAGCCATCTTCAAACACTGAGTATGTGGCACAGCTTGCTACATTTACACAGGTTGAAGAGATGCAGAATATGGCTAATTCAATGGCTCAGAATCAGGCTAATGCTCTTGTAGGTAAGACGGTAATAATGAATACTATTACAGCGTCAGGTACTACATCATATGTCGGAGGAGTAGTAGACAGAATCGTTAATTCTAACGGTAAGACATATGTAGGAATTAATGGAAGTCTCTATGATATTAACGACCTTAATTCAATTCTGAATACGGATTATTATAAGATTACTAATAATTCAAGCTCAAGTTCAAGTTCCGGTTCAAGTTCCGGTTCAAGTTCCGGTTCAAGTTCCGGTTCAAACAGTTCAACATCAGGCGGAACAGCTACAGACAAGACAGAGTCATCAGATTCTAAGAAAGATGATACTAAAGGCAGCACAGCCAAAGCTTAA
- the fliG gene encoding flagellar motor switch protein FliG: protein MAKNGNGEKEMDGVQKAAVLLIALGPEKSSKIFKHLKEEEIEQLTLEIANTNSVSPQTKEEVLNEFYEICLAQQYIAEGGIGYAKELLEKALGSDKAKDVISKLTASLQVRPFEFIRKTDPAQLLNFIQDEHPQTIALILSYLPASQASSIVSALPPEKQADVARRIAQMDRTSPDVIKQVEKVLERKLSSLVNQDYTIVGGVDSIVEILNSVDRGTEKHIMETLEIEEPELADEIRRKMFVFEDIISLDDRAIQRVLRDVDNNDLALALKGSTEEVQNVIFNNLSKRLAVMIKEDMDFMGPVRMKDVEEAQQKIVNIIRKLEDAGEIVIARGGGDEIIV, encoded by the coding sequence ATGGCTAAAAATGGTAACGGCGAGAAAGAAATGGATGGCGTACAGAAGGCAGCGGTTCTGCTTATCGCACTTGGACCGGAGAAGTCTTCTAAGATATTCAAACATCTGAAAGAAGAGGAGATAGAGCAGCTTACGCTGGAGATTGCCAACACTAACAGTGTATCGCCTCAGACAAAAGAAGAAGTACTTAATGAATTTTACGAGATCTGCCTTGCACAGCAGTATATTGCAGAGGGCGGTATCGGATATGCCAAGGAGCTTCTTGAAAAAGCACTTGGCTCAGATAAGGCAAAGGATGTAATAAGCAAGCTTACTGCGAGTCTTCAGGTTCGTCCTTTCGAGTTCATACGAAAGACAGATCCTGCGCAGCTGCTTAACTTTATACAGGATGAGCATCCTCAGACAATTGCATTGATTCTTTCATATCTTCCTGCATCACAGGCATCTTCAATTGTCAGTGCGCTGCCACCTGAGAAGCAGGCAGATGTAGCAAGAAGAATTGCACAGATGGATCGTACATCACCTGACGTTATCAAGCAGGTTGAGAAAGTACTTGAAAGAAAGCTCTCATCACTTGTTAATCAGGATTACACTATTGTTGGCGGTGTTGATTCTATCGTTGAGATTCTTAATTCTGTTGACAGAGGCACAGAGAAGCATATTATGGAGACTCTCGAGATCGAAGAGCCGGAGCTTGCAGACGAGATCCGCAGAAAGATGTTTGTATTCGAGGATATCATATCCCTCGACGACAGAGCTATACAGAGAGTGCTGCGTGATGTTGATAATAATGACCTTGCACTTGCGCTTAAGGGCTCAACGGAAGAGGTTCAGAATGTTATCTTCAACAACCTTTCAAAGCGTCTTGCTGTTATGATAAAAGAGGATATGGACTTCATGGGTCCTGTACGTATGAAGGATGTTGAGGAGGCTCAGCAGAAGATTGTTAATATTATCAGAAAGCTTGAGGATGCAGGTGAAATCGTTATCGCCAGAGGTGGAGGTGACGAGATAATTGTCTAA
- the fliJ gene encoding flagellar export protein FliJ, which translates to MAKFVYRLQNVLDVKYRLESLEKTAYAQAAARLAEEESKFQELLTRQNTYRAELKEASNGVLDIKHIQHLSDSMEVMKGLIQKQFLNVNIAQKNLEAARTRLNKAMQERKIYEKLKEKAFENFKTELADQEKKEIDELVSFTYNDANSDESD; encoded by the coding sequence ATGGCTAAGTTTGTTTACAGGCTTCAGAATGTACTTGATGTTAAGTACAGGCTGGAATCACTTGAAAAAACTGCATATGCCCAGGCGGCAGCAAGGCTGGCTGAAGAGGAATCGAAGTTTCAGGAACTTCTTACAAGGCAGAATACATACCGTGCAGAGCTTAAGGAAGCATCCAATGGTGTGCTTGATATTAAGCATATACAGCACCTCAGTGATTCAATGGAAGTTATGAAGGGCCTTATACAGAAGCAGTTCCTTAATGTGAATATAGCACAGAAGAATCTTGAAGCTGCGCGCACAAGACTTAACAAAGCAATGCAGGAACGCAAGATATATGAAAAGCTCAAAGAAAAAGCTTTTGAGAATTTTAAGACAGAACTGGCTGACCAGGAAAAGAAAGAGATAGATGAGCTTGTTAGTTTCACTTATAATGATGCCAATAGTGACGAGAGTGACTGA